The following coding sequences are from one Armatimonadota bacterium window:
- a CDS encoding SDR family oxidoreductase encodes MTRTSARAVLLDLFDLSERVALVTGGSRGLGLEMAEALGQAGARVAIAARREAWLEPAAARLQGQGVECLAVQADVTQPDQVERLVRGVLDRFGRLDILVNNAGTAWGASLLEMPLERWRQVLETNLTGTFLVTQTAGRWMVEQRGGKVINIASVAGLVGTAPEVLDAVGYSAAKGGIVAFTRDLAVKWARYGITVNAVAPGFIATRLTEAVLARAQARIEAATPLGRIGRPEDLRGVIVFLASRAADYITGQVIVVDGGLTAQ; translated from the coding sequence TTGACGCGCACGAGCGCCCGCGCAGTCCTCCTCGATCTCTTCGACCTGAGTGAGCGTGTGGCCCTGGTGACCGGCGGCTCGCGCGGGCTCGGGCTGGAGATGGCCGAGGCGCTCGGGCAGGCCGGCGCCCGCGTGGCCATCGCCGCCCGGCGGGAGGCCTGGCTCGAGCCGGCCGCCGCCCGCCTGCAGGGGCAGGGCGTCGAGTGCCTGGCGGTGCAGGCGGACGTCACCCAGCCCGACCAGGTGGAGCGCCTGGTCCGTGGAGTGCTCGACCGCTTCGGCCGCCTGGACATCCTGGTGAACAACGCCGGCACGGCCTGGGGGGCCAGCCTGCTGGAGATGCCGCTCGAGCGCTGGCGTCAGGTGCTGGAGACCAACCTCACCGGCACCTTCCTGGTCACGCAAACGGCCGGCCGGTGGATGGTGGAGCAGCGGGGCGGGAAAGTCATCAACATCGCCTCGGTGGCCGGTCTGGTCGGGACGGCTCCCGAGGTGCTGGACGCCGTCGGGTACAGCGCGGCCAAGGGCGGGATCGTGGCCTTCACGCGGGACCTGGCGGTGAAGTGGGCGCGTTACGGGATCACGGTGAACGCCGTTGCGCCGGGCTTCATCGCCACCCGCCTGACCGAGGCGGTCCTGGCCCGTGCGCAGGCGCGGATCGAGGCGGCCACGCCGCTCGGCCGCATCGGGCGCCCCGAGGACCTGCGGGGGGTGATCGTCTTCCTGGCTTCGCGCGCGGCCGACTACATCACCGGGCAGGTCATCGTCGTGGACGGCGGGCTGACCGCCCAGTAG
- a CDS encoding YbaK/EbsC family protein, translating into MTCRERLEQYFREQGVRYQVRTHPEAYTAQEVAAAEHVSGYRVAKVVIATVDGKPVMLVLPAPHRVDLEKVRQAVGGQQARLAREEEFAALFPDCEVGAMPPFGNLYGVPVYVDRSLTADPEIVFNAGTHRETMTVAYADFERLAGAQVADIARPPGLTATR; encoded by the coding sequence ATGACCTGTCGGGAGCGGCTCGAGCAGTACTTCCGCGAGCAGGGGGTGCGCTACCAGGTGCGCACCCACCCCGAGGCCTACACCGCCCAGGAAGTGGCGGCCGCCGAGCACGTGAGCGGCTACCGGGTGGCCAAGGTCGTCATCGCCACCGTCGACGGCAAGCCCGTCATGCTCGTCCTACCCGCCCCGCACCGGGTCGACCTGGAGAAGGTGCGGCAGGCGGTAGGCGGACAGCAGGCGCGACTGGCCCGCGAGGAGGAGTTCGCCGCTCTCTTCCCCGACTGCGAGGTCGGGGCGATGCCGCCGTTCGGGAACCTCTACGGCGTGCCGGTGTACGTCGACCGGAGCCTGACCGCCGATCCGGAGATCGTCTTCAACGCCGGCACCCACCGGGAGACGATGACCGTGGCCTACGCCGACTTCGAGCGGCTCGCCGGCGCGCAGGTGGCGGACATCGCCCGCCCGCCGGGACTCACGGCCACGCGCTGA